From Methanosarcina lacustris Z-7289, one genomic window encodes:
- the rpl18a gene encoding 50S ribosomal protein L18Ae yields the protein MKSFIVKGKFKAGNAWENFTKTVESQNEKNATDKTYSIFGSKHRVKRNQIQIESVAEE from the coding sequence ATGAAGAGTTTTATTGTTAAAGGCAAATTTAAAGCAGGAAACGCCTGGGAAAACTTCACAAAGACAGTGGAGAGCCAGAACGAAAAGAATGCAACCGATAAGACCTATTCGATCTTCGGAAGCAAGCACAGAGTTAAAAGAAACCAGATCCAGATCGAAAGCGTAGCTGAGGAGTGA
- a CDS encoding DUF7411 family protein: MKVSVLFSGGKDSSLSALLLEPFFEVELVTCNFGLLPTGEIAAKTAEELHFPHRILSLEREILEKAYEMILKEGFPKSAINYIHERAVETLALDPAVKLIADGTRRDDRVPVLSISQVRSIEDRLGVQYSCPLKGYGKKVVDSLVGCYLNVEQGPSESTQKADYETELRELIRQRQGEEKIKELFPVHFQSHVLSRKKRL, encoded by the coding sequence ATGAAAGTCTCAGTCCTCTTTAGTGGAGGTAAGGACAGTTCACTCTCTGCCCTTTTGCTGGAACCATTTTTTGAGGTTGAACTCGTAACCTGTAACTTCGGATTGCTCCCTACAGGAGAAATCGCAGCAAAAACTGCTGAAGAGTTACATTTTCCACACAGGATCCTTTCTCTTGAGCGAGAAATCCTGGAAAAGGCATACGAGATGATCCTGAAAGAAGGGTTTCCGAAAAGCGCGATCAATTATATCCACGAAAGAGCTGTCGAAACTCTTGCTCTGGATCCGGCAGTAAAATTGATTGCTGACGGAACCAGACGGGATGACAGGGTCCCGGTGCTTTCGATCTCACAGGTGAGAAGCATTGAAGACCGGCTGGGAGTACAGTATTCCTGCCCCCTTAAAGGATACGGCAAAAAAGTCGTGGATTCTCTTGTCGGATGTTACCTGAATGTAGAACAGGGTCCGAGTGAGAGTACCCAGAAAGCAGATTATGAAACAGAACTCAGAGAGTTAATCCGGCAGAGACAGGGAGAAGAGAAAATCAAGGAACTATTCCCTGTTCATTTCCAGTCCCATGTGCTTTCAAGGAAGAAACGTCTTTGA
- a CDS encoding PspC domain-containing protein translates to MKKLYRSKKNRLIAGVCGGIGEYLGVDPTIIRLLWVLLSLEGIGIPGYIMAWIIIPEEP, encoded by the coding sequence ATGAAGAAACTGTACAGGTCAAAGAAGAACAGGCTCATTGCCGGTGTATGTGGGGGCATAGGCGAATACCTTGGTGTAGACCCTACGATTATACGGCTTTTATGGGTGCTCCTTTCCCTGGAAGGTATTGGAATACCTGGTTATATTATGGCCTGGATTATAATTCCTGAAGAGCCTTAA
- the ftsY gene encoding signal recognition particle-docking protein FtsY produces MFNKFKEKLGSFKKALSKTIDEKAVEVEPVVVEQVSESEEDLEEEIEPIIEESTLDAVLKEESPEAETVTASLGNAHIPIEDLKKAEYRKKVEERKRAEEKKRAEEKKVEEEKPPEEKKSFFKKVVPKVGFAQKAKALVFNREVYLDSKDLEEPMWELEMGLLESDLALSVSEAIVESVKKQLTGTTKRIGSNTGEIVEAALRKSILDVVSANTFDFDDYVKNRQKPVHIVFVGINGTGKTTSISKMTHRLLKSGYSVVLAAGDTFRAGAIDQLGIHASRLGVNMIKHQAGADPAAVIYDAVQYAKAHKIDFVLSDTAGRMHTNMNLMAQMEKICRVSSPDLIIFVDEAVAGNDAVERAAQFNEAVPIDGSILTKIDADSKGGAAISIAYITGKPILFFGMGQGYEDLKKFDPEWFVDQLFNQ; encoded by the coding sequence GTGTTCAACAAATTTAAAGAGAAACTTGGGAGTTTTAAGAAGGCGCTCAGCAAAACGATTGATGAAAAGGCAGTAGAAGTCGAACCAGTAGTCGTTGAGCAAGTGTCTGAAAGCGAAGAAGACCTCGAAGAGGAAATTGAGCCGATAATTGAGGAAAGTACCCTCGATGCCGTCCTGAAAGAAGAAAGTCCCGAAGCCGAAACGGTTACTGCTTCTTTGGGGAACGCCCATATTCCGATAGAAGATCTGAAGAAGGCTGAATACAGGAAAAAGGTTGAAGAGAGAAAAAGGGCTGAAGAGAAAAAGAGGGCTGAAGAGAAAAAAGTAGAGGAAGAAAAGCCCCCCGAAGAGAAAAAGTCTTTTTTCAAAAAGGTCGTCCCGAAAGTAGGGTTTGCTCAGAAAGCTAAAGCCCTTGTTTTTAATAGAGAAGTCTATCTGGATAGCAAGGATCTTGAAGAGCCGATGTGGGAGCTTGAAATGGGTCTCCTGGAAAGTGACCTTGCACTCTCGGTTTCCGAGGCTATTGTTGAGTCTGTGAAAAAACAGCTCACAGGCACTACAAAGAGGATTGGAAGCAATACCGGAGAAATAGTTGAGGCAGCCCTGAGGAAATCTATCCTTGATGTTGTATCTGCCAATACCTTTGATTTTGATGATTATGTAAAAAACAGGCAAAAGCCAGTTCATATCGTCTTTGTGGGGATTAACGGAACCGGAAAAACAACATCCATTTCAAAGATGACGCACAGACTGCTTAAATCGGGTTATTCCGTAGTTCTTGCTGCAGGAGACACATTCAGGGCAGGCGCTATTGACCAGCTGGGAATTCATGCAAGCCGGCTTGGAGTAAATATGATAAAGCACCAGGCTGGAGCCGACCCTGCAGCTGTTATATATGATGCTGTCCAGTATGCAAAAGCCCATAAAATCGATTTTGTGCTCTCTGACACGGCTGGCCGCATGCACACAAACATGAACCTTATGGCACAGATGGAGAAGATCTGCAGAGTAAGCTCTCCGGACCTTATAATCTTCGTGGACGAAGCCGTAGCCGGAAACGATGCAGTCGAAAGGGCTGCCCAGTTTAATGAGGCTGTCCCGATTGACGGGTCTATCCTGACAAAAATAGATGCAGATTCCAAAGGAGGAGCTGCCATATCCATTGCTTACATTACAGGCAAACCGATTCTCTTTTTCGGGATGGGGCAGGGCTACGAAGACCTGAAAAAATTCGATCCCGAATGGTTTGTGGACCAGCTTTTCAACCAGTGA
- a CDS encoding 50S ribosomal protein L39e: MSHNMKGQKMRLAKAHKQNTRVPVWVIVKTNRKVVSHPRRRHWRRRSLDVK, encoded by the coding sequence TTGAGTCATAACATGAAAGGACAGAAGATGCGTCTTGCAAAGGCGCACAAACAGAATACGCGAGTCCCAGTATGGGTTATTGTAAAAACTAACCGGAAGGTAGTGAGTCATCCCAGGCGCAGACACTGGAGAAGAAGAAGTCTGGATGTAAAATAA
- a CDS encoding 50S ribosomal protein L31e translates to MADDMVKEQIYTIPLRAARKVPIWKRANRAVIEVRKYLVRHMKTELTQVKLDKTINERLWERGCEKPPLSIRVRAVKFADGEVQVELAQ, encoded by the coding sequence ATGGCAGACGACATGGTTAAAGAACAGATATATACTATTCCCCTCAGAGCAGCGAGGAAAGTCCCTATATGGAAAAGAGCCAACAGGGCAGTTATTGAAGTACGGAAATATCTCGTAAGGCACATGAAAACCGAACTGACGCAGGTTAAACTGGACAAAACCATTAATGAACGTCTCTGGGAAAGGGGCTGTGAAAAGCCACCTCTTTCAATCCGGGTACGGGCTGTGAAATTCGCAGATGGTGAAGTACAGGTAGAACTTGCCCAGTAA
- a CDS encoding DUF1059 domain-containing protein produces the protein MKIVKCGDLGFKCNFMAAGNKLEEVEKAMFDHIEKEHKEELDKMTEDDINHLKHRVSTLLGRSCGCGALHTDNL, from the coding sequence ATGAAAATTGTTAAGTGCGGCGATCTGGGGTTCAAGTGCAACTTTATGGCTGCTGGTAATAAGCTGGAAGAAGTCGAAAAAGCTATGTTTGACCATATAGAAAAGGAACATAAAGAAGAACTTGATAAGATGACCGAAGATGACATTAACCATCTAAAGCATCGTGTATCAACCCTTCTAGGAAGAAGCTGCGGTTGCGGTGCTCTCCATACTGATAACCTTTAA
- a CDS encoding YbgA family protein: MREFSRPKVVVSRCLEFDHCRYNGDMISSPVVAKLKEYVDFLPVCAEVEIGLGVPRKPVRIVLDRGEHRLVQPSSGKDVTEDMKTFCTRFLDSIENVDGFILKFRSPSCGFKDVKIYSSAEGRGAVGKTSGYFGGAVLDKYPLLPTEDEGRLRNVRIKEHFLTKLFTFAAFRNVKSEGSMKDLISFHKENKLLLMAYSQVELRTLGGIAANREGTPFEQLASEYEDHLYKALSRAPRYTSNINVLMHAFGYFSDELLSREKALFLDWVQKYREGKVSLCPAINTIRFWIVRFENDYLMHQTFFEPYPEDLMELNPIESHLRDDLWK; this comes from the coding sequence ATGAGAGAATTTTCCAGGCCGAAGGTCGTTGTCAGCAGGTGCCTTGAATTCGATCACTGCCGATATAATGGAGATATGATTAGTAGCCCTGTTGTGGCAAAACTTAAGGAGTATGTTGATTTTTTGCCGGTCTGTGCAGAAGTAGAGATCGGGCTAGGAGTTCCGAGAAAGCCGGTGAGAATAGTCCTTGACAGAGGAGAACACAGGCTTGTTCAACCCTCCAGTGGGAAGGATGTCACTGAGGATATGAAAACATTCTGCACCCGTTTCCTTGACTCTATAGAAAATGTGGACGGTTTCATCCTGAAATTCAGGTCTCCCTCCTGCGGGTTCAAGGACGTGAAGATTTACTCGTCTGCTGAGGGAAGGGGGGCAGTTGGGAAAACTTCAGGGTACTTCGGAGGCGCAGTTCTGGATAAATACCCTCTCCTCCCTACTGAGGATGAAGGCAGGCTCCGGAATGTACGGATAAAAGAACACTTTCTAACAAAACTTTTTACATTTGCCGCTTTTCGAAACGTAAAATCTGAAGGTAGTATGAAGGATCTGATAAGCTTCCATAAGGAGAACAAATTACTTCTAATGGCTTACAGCCAGGTAGAGCTCCGTACATTAGGGGGGATTGCCGCAAATAGAGAAGGCACACCCTTCGAACAGCTAGCCTCCGAATATGAGGATCACCTGTACAAAGCTCTCTCTCGTGCTCCCAGATACACCTCAAACATCAATGTGTTAATGCACGCATTCGGGTACTTTTCGGATGAACTTTTGAGCCGTGAGAAGGCACTGTTTTTAGACTGGGTCCAGAAGTACAGGGAAGGAAAGGTTTCCCTTTGTCCTGCAATAAATACAATCAGGTTCTGGATAGTACGGTTTGAGAACGACTACCTTATGCATCAGACCTTTTTCGAACCGTATCCTGAAGATCTAATGGAACTGAATCCTATAGAATCTCACTTAAGAGATGATCTCTGGAAATAA
- the pfdA gene encoding prefoldin subunit alpha produces MAEVSEEIRNLAARHQEFQRQAEALKQEMSMVKASVSSCDQTIVTINELKAASEAGKAAETMVPVGFGSYVYAEVKNANRVIVNLGAGFSAEETAEEAIETLNRRKEQLTKIFEQMNASLTQFVQGMQTLEAEAAKLQPGQA; encoded by the coding sequence ATGGCAGAAGTCAGTGAGGAGATCAGGAATCTGGCAGCCAGGCATCAGGAATTTCAGAGGCAGGCTGAAGCGCTTAAGCAGGAGATGAGCATGGTAAAGGCTTCCGTTTCCAGCTGCGATCAGACCATTGTAACAATAAATGAGCTGAAGGCAGCGTCAGAAGCAGGCAAGGCTGCGGAAACAATGGTTCCGGTAGGTTTTGGTTCTTATGTTTATGCTGAAGTCAAAAACGCAAATCGGGTCATTGTAAATCTTGGAGCAGGCTTCAGTGCAGAGGAAACTGCAGAGGAAGCTATCGAAACTCTGAACCGTCGCAAAGAGCAGCTTACGAAAATATTTGAACAGATGAATGCTTCACTGACTCAATTCGTACAGGGAATGCAGACCCTTGAAGCAGAAGCTGCAAAACTTCAACCTGGCCAGGCATGA
- a CDS encoding TspO/MBR family protein, with protein MSQKVNVFRLLVSIIICQFAGAIGAIFTSSSLESWYLLLEKPVFNPPSWIFFPAWTTLYALMGISLYLVWEKRLQQKEVKVGIFLFGLQLGLNILWSFLFFGLQSPYYAFLEILLLWLAILLTAIQFWKISKAASYLLIPYLFWVSFAMLLNYQIWVLNQ; from the coding sequence ATGTCTCAGAAAGTAAATGTCTTCAGGCTTCTTGTCTCCATAATTATCTGCCAGTTCGCGGGGGCAATTGGTGCTATATTTACATCTTCTTCTCTTGAAAGCTGGTATCTTTTGCTTGAAAAGCCGGTTTTCAATCCTCCCTCCTGGATCTTTTTCCCTGCCTGGACAACACTTTATGCGCTTATGGGAATCTCCCTTTACCTTGTGTGGGAAAAGAGGCTGCAGCAAAAAGAAGTCAAAGTGGGTATTTTCCTTTTCGGATTACAGCTGGGCCTTAACATACTCTGGTCTTTCCTGTTCTTCGGACTTCAGTCTCCTTATTATGCCTTTCTTGAGATTCTCCTGCTCTGGCTTGCAATCCTGCTGACTGCTATACAGTTCTGGAAAATTTCAAAAGCAGCTTCCTATCTCCTTATTCCTTACCTTTTCTGGGTCAGTTTTGCAATGCTGCTTAATTACCAGATCTGGGTTCTTAATCAGTAA
- a CDS encoding translation initiation factor IF-6 yields MIRTVDIYDTPIIGVFSTCTENIALVPPMTNPEVCTILEEVLDVRVIETLINGSIVVGALSRGNSNGFLLPYGSDVEELQRLTGVPAGTLPDRLNAIGNIVLANDSAALVHPDMSDMALEAITRILKVDVYRGTIAGIKNVGMAGIVTNKGLLVHPKVTASERESLEKIFGLQVNVGTTNFGTQMLGSGVLANSKNFVAGSETTGPELGRIEDALGFLE; encoded by the coding sequence ATGATACGAACAGTGGATATATACGATACCCCGATTATCGGGGTATTTTCAACCTGTACCGAAAATATTGCCCTCGTTCCCCCTATGACAAACCCTGAGGTCTGCACTATACTCGAAGAAGTGCTGGACGTAAGAGTCATCGAGACTCTTATAAATGGAAGCATTGTAGTGGGAGCCCTTTCAAGAGGCAACTCAAATGGTTTTCTGCTTCCATATGGGTCCGATGTTGAAGAGCTGCAGAGACTCACAGGCGTTCCTGCAGGCACCCTTCCGGACAGGCTGAATGCAATTGGAAACATTGTGCTTGCGAACGATTCCGCAGCCCTTGTGCACCCCGATATGTCAGATATGGCTCTGGAAGCCATTACCAGGATCCTCAAGGTGGACGTTTACAGAGGAACAATTGCCGGGATTAAAAATGTAGGGATGGCAGGAATCGTTACAAATAAAGGGCTTCTGGTACACCCAAAAGTGACAGCTTCGGAAAGAGAATCTCTGGAAAAGATCTTCGGACTTCAGGTAAACGTAGGGACTACTAACTTTGGAACCCAGATGCTTGGCTCAGGCGTACTCGCGAACTCAAAGAACTTTGTAGCAGGCTCCGAAACAACAGGTCCCGAACTCGGGAGAATTGAAGATGCTCTTGGATTCCTGGAGTGA
- a CDS encoding Hsp20/alpha crystallin family protein, whose amino-acid sequence MENLIPRIIKTPIIAMYHDDEHENLTIEVELPDVMNEHITLLMHENSYYIKAYSETVEYLGSFFLDGPVDPEKAIAVNNNGMLTIKVPYKGGFVCAKYVPIE is encoded by the coding sequence ATGGAAAATCTCATACCCAGGATAATAAAGACCCCGATTATTGCCATGTATCACGATGATGAACATGAAAACCTTACAATCGAGGTTGAACTTCCGGATGTCATGAATGAACATATAACTCTGTTAATGCATGAAAACAGCTATTACATTAAAGCCTACAGTGAAACTGTTGAATATCTGGGATCTTTTTTTCTGGACGGACCTGTAGACCCGGAAAAGGCTATTGCAGTGAACAATAATGGAATGCTCACCATAAAAGTCCCCTATAAAGGAGGATTTGTTTGTGCAAAGTATGTTCCGATAGAGTGA